Part of the Paludisphaera borealis genome, AAGCGCCAGCACGGGAAACGTGAGCAAACGAACCCAATCCCCGAATCCTCTGTGTCGATGCAAAGAGTGTTGTGCAAATGCCTTACAGGGAGAACGGCCGGTCGCCGTTCCAAGGTTTTCGGCGCGAACGGACCCAAATTCGGCCGGGACGGCGGGAAGGACGTCGGGGCGAGGAATCGGCGGCTTTCGGCGCGAACGGACCCAATCCGCCCGAGCTGCGTCGAGCGGGGTTGAAGCGTATCCACGAGGCGTAGTTCGGCGCGAAGGAACCCAATTCGACGTCCGCGGCCTCCAAGCCGGTGGGTAGGCCGGCCACGGTGCTGGATCGTCTCGACCGGGCGTGTTTCAGCGCGAACGGACCCAATCGGCCAGATGGTTATAAACTGTTTGACTTCAGTGTATTACAGCGTGTTCGTGGGCGTCCTGGTGGGAGCGAACGAACCCAATTCCGCGAGCAGGTCGCCCGTCGGCGCGATCAGACGGGGCCTCGGTTCGGATTGACCGAACCCAGGGGGTTTCCTACCATGCCCGGCCGCCTCGGCATGGGCTTTCTCGCCCCTCTGGACTGTTTGCCGACCCGTTCCGAGCGGTGCGGAACCATGGACGGTTCATCCTTTCAGCACAGGATAACGGCGGATGCGCAGAATCCTCCTCGGCGCGATCATTTTGACGACCGCGGGCGGGGCCGCATGGATGGCCTGGCTCGACCGTCACAACCGCTTGCAATGGGATCACTGGGACGTGGTCAAGCACGGGGTCCTGTATCGCAGCGGCCAGCTCACGAGCGACCAGCTCACCGAGGCCGTCAAGCGGTACGGAATCCGGACCGTGGTGAATTTCCAGCTCCCCGGTGAGGAAATGCAGAGGGAGCGGGAGCTCGCCAAGCAGCTTGGCGTCGGCTTCCTCAACCTTCCCATGCCTGGCGACGGCTTCGGCGAGGAAGCCCAGTTCCGCAAGGTCCTCGAAGCGGTCGACGATCCCGACCGCCGCCCGGTCCTGGTTCACTGCGCCCGGGGGACGTGCCGGACCGGCTCGGCGGTGGCGCTTTACCGGTATGAACGCGACGGGTGGACGGTGAAAGACGTGGCGGCCGAGATGCGCAGGCAGACGTACCGGGAGGGTTGGATTCCTGGCTACATCTTCGCGATGACCAAGATCAAGCCGGATACGGTCCTGCATAACCCGGTCACGATCGACGACCGTGTTCAGCCAGAACGCCCGGCGGTCGAGAAGGCGGAACTTGCGGAACTTCCGGTCGTCGAGGAGGCGGATCATGGCCATTGACGGGATTCAGACCACGCGCGTCGACGGCTCTCGAAAGCTCAGGGCCGACGAGGCCAGGGTCGTCTTGCGACTGCCCGACCCGGTCGCCTGGTGCGGTCCGGTCCTGGTGGCTCTCGGCCTCTGCTTCGTCCTGTTCGGCGGCGCCGATTCGGACCTGAGATCCGCCGACGCCCGGATCGGACTGGCCGCGAGCACCGCCTTCAGCCCCCTGGGACAGGTTTTCGGCCAGTGGCAGCCCGACGTCTGGCCGCTCCGCGTGGCCCTCAGCAGGCTGCTTTTCTTCACCCAGGAGCCGGGCCGTCCAGAGAGCGGCACCGTGCTCTGGCCTTCCGCCGTCGCGGGGATGGTCGCCGGCTGGATCGTCGCACGGCGATTGATCGAAGCCGGCAAAGTCCGCCTGAGCCTTCTATTCGGATTCGCCTGGTTCGGCTCGGTGGCCTTGCTCGACCACTCCAGCAGCGCGGGGCTCGACCTGGTCACGGGCCTGGCGACGATCGCCGCGATCGACCGGCTGCTCAACGGGGCCTCGGACTGGAAGACGGGAATCTGGGCGGCCCTCGCCTTCCTCTCCGGGGGGTGGCCGCCGCTCGTTCTGCTGGTCATGGCGATCCTCGTCCTGGGCCGCCGGGAGGCGGATTTTTCCTACCGGCTGATCCTGCCTCCGATGATCGCGTCGTCGGCCTGGCTCGCCTGGACCATCAAAGTCGGGTCGATCGAGGCGGCTGCCGCGGCGCTGGCGTGGCCGTTGACCCAGAAACCGGACTGGACCCTGGGGGTCGAGGTCTTCCTGCTGGCTCTCCCGCTCGCTCCGTTCGCCTTGCTGATGCTCAGTCCCTCGTTGCGAAAGACCGTCAGGGAGAATGGATCGGGCCTGGTGCTGGATTGGCTCCAGCTCGGCGTCGCCGCGATGATCGGCGGCACGATCATCCCCGGGCTGGCGACGGTTTGCAGGACGGTCGCCTTGGTGGGAATCCTCGTTGCGGCCGCCGCCGCCCTCGAAGCCGCCTGGAGCGGGGTGCTTTACCCTCGGACGCGCCGTCTCTTCCTCGGGACGGTTCTGGCGCTGACGGCCGTCTGGATGGTCGTCGCCCTGTACGGGGGCTTCATCATGACCGTCGCCATGCCCTACTATCGCCCGTTGGGAGTCGTGGTGGTGGTCATGAGCATCGCCGTATTCGGCCTGGTCTGGCGGGCGGTCGAGACCCGAAGCGCCCGGCGATCGGTCGCCGCCATGCTGCTGATGACCGTCTGCCTCAAGCTGGTCCACTGGGGATACTACACTCCCGAGTGGAATTACCGGCATGGGCAGGGGCCCTGGGGCCGGGCGATCGGCCAATGGATCTTGCCGAACTGGACCCTTTACACGATCCACGATTGGCCCGAAGATCTGGCGTGGGCGATCGGTCGGCCCATGCAGCAACTCCACAGCCCCCAGCACATCGAATACCCCGTCACGCCGGAGAGTCGGCACGCACTCTTGCTGGAATCCGAATTCGACAACTGGCCCGCGAACGCCCCGAAATTGACGAAGGTCGCGACCTTCCACGACCAGGACGGCCGCAAACGAATTCTCGCGCGAACGGCGGGCGTGCTTTACACCCACTCGGGACGCATCTTCTCGCGCGTTCCTCCAGTCGAGTGACTCGGTTTAACCTAAGTCGTTGGTTCTATGCTTGTTACGCTGAGCCTTATGTCGTATCGGCACGGGACTACGAAAGTTTTGGGTTCTCCAGATTCGTGTCATTCTCGCCGGTCACGCGAATTCTCCCCTCAGAAACGTCACGCGGGATCGAATCGATCGTAGTAATCCGGGGATTGTTTGGAGCGCGTGGAAGCACTTAAGCGGGAACCTCGTGATTTCCCGGTCTCGTCGGCTCCCGATAGTTATCTAAAGACGTGCATGCGAGGAGGGTGGCGATATGATCGGCAGGCTGAAGGGGATGTTCGCCGCCAGCCCTTCGGAAGGTCAGCCCTGCCGGACCGGGGTGGTTCTTCAGAAGCGATTCATGATCCAGTCCGACATCTCCTCGCAGGGGAGCATGTCGCGCGTCTACAAGGCGATGGATACCGAGACCGGCAAGACGATCTGCTTGAAGGTCCAGAATCGCGAGCAGAACGAGGCCGCGGTGGCCCGGGCGTCGCGTCACGAGGCCCGTCCGCCGGAAGGGGCCATCGCGATCCAGGTCCGACATCCCAACGTCATCCGCACCCTCGAATACGGCTCGACCAGCAACGGCGAGCATTATCTCGTGATGGAATACATCAACGGAGTCAGCTTCGACCGGGTTCAAGAAGCCAAGCTCGGGCGCACGGCCGAGCGGGTCGAGTGGCTGGCCCAGGCCGCCGAAGGGCTGGCGGCCGTCCACGAGGCGGGCTTCATTCATCACGACGTCAATCCGCGCAACTTCCTGATCAATCGCGACCAGAAGGTCAAGCTCATCGACTTCGGGCTCTCCGTGCCCAACACCGCCGCCTTCAGAAAACCCGGGAACCGGACGGGCTGCCTGCTCTTTATGGCTCCGGAACTGCTTCGCCGCGAACCCATCGACGAACGGATCGACATCTTCGGCTTCGGGGTCGTCGCGTACGCGCTTCTGACCGATCGGCACCCTTACGATACGCCCGCCTCCGCCAATACCTTGCTCCAGAGGTTCAGCCTCCCCGCAAACGACCCCGCTAGGCTGAAACCCAAGCTTTCCGACGAGCTTTGCGAGGTCCTTCGAAGTCTCACCGCCGTCAACAAGCGTGATCGCTGGCCCCTGATGGCGACCCTCTCCGAACGCCTTCGCTCCATCCCTCCCAAGCGGCCGCCGGCGTAATCGTCCGGTTCCACCGACGTCTCCTCCCTTCCGGCCCCGTCGCCGCCTTCCGCTTGCGCGCCGTGGCTCAGAGCCCCCCTCTCTTAAATGTCCCCAATCTTCGAGGCCGTTCATTGACTTGCGCGGAAACGCCGCTTATAGTCTGGCGATGAGACTGAATCTCAGTCGCAATGTAATGGGCCAGCCTTCCGCCTCAACCCACGACGAAGAAACCCCGTCCGCCACGGCTTGGGGGCCCTTTAGGGGGCCATGGCCATGCCGAGCAGAGGGTTTGTTCGGACGCGACTCCTGAATCTCACCGTTGACACTTGAACTCAGTGTCAACTTCCTGCCGAGCCACTGACCGGAGATTCCTCCCGTGAAACGAAATCTACGCTCAACCGGCGGCTTCACCTTGATCGAGCTGTTGGTGGTCATCGCGATCATCGCGGTGTTGATCTCTTTGCTTCTACCCGCCGTTCAGTCGGCCCGCGAGGCCGCCCGACGCATCCAGTGCACCAATAACTTGAAGCAGCTCGGCCTGGCGCTTCACAACTACGTCGACTCGGTCAACTCTCTGCCCCCGGCCTCGCAGGGGGGCTACGGCTATGTTTATATGAATTACACGGGGTACAGCTTCTTGCTGCCCTATATCGAGCAGACGAACGGCTACAACGTCTTCAATTTCAGTTTGAACACCGGCGGGTCGCTCCCGATACAGGGGTGGTCGCAGTGGGGCAACAGCACCGCCTTCACTCTCCAGTTCGGCATGTTCCTCTGCCCGTCGAATCGTGCGGTGGGTGAAGTCGGCACGACGACGAGCGACGGTTGGTCGGTCGAGAAGGCGGCCGTGACCGATTACCTTTTCAACGGCGGCGCCGGACGGTTCGTGGTTCGCGGGTACGGCGAAACCAACCGCATGGGGCCGTTCGGTTTCGACTCGGCCACGCGACTGGCCGAATTCCAGGACGGCGCCAGCAACACATTTCTGATGGGCGAGGCGGCCGGCGGCAACGCTCGCAACAAATTCTACGCTTCCGGCACCACGACGCGGGTCTGCCTGCCTTTGGCGGCGGCCTATCCGACGGTTCCCGTCTACTACGACAACTTGATGTTCATGGCCTACGGTCGCTCGCGGACGTGGACGCGAGGTGGGGTGACGGCTCGGATCATCGGCGGCCTCATCGCCCGGACCGTCGATTCGGTCGGCACCGCCTACGCGCTCAACGATTGCGGCGCCGCATCCACTACCGACCTGTTCGATCTACCCCCCGGCGCCGCGTATCCGCTTCCCGGTCAGGCCTTGCCGAATTTCCGGTCGGCCCACCCCGGTGCGACCAACTTCCTGTTCGGCGACGGCACCGTTCGCACCATCAAGGACTCGATCGCCCCGAGCGTGTACCAGGCGCTTTCCACCATGAACGCCGGCGAAGTCGTCTCTTCCGACGCGTTCTAATCGTGGCCATCGGGATCTATAGAGGAGTCCGAAGTTCATGACACTGAAGACCTTGACGAGACTTCTTGCGATCCTCCTGGCGCTCTCCGCCGCCAGGGCGGCGTCCGGATGCGGCGGTGGCGGCGTGTCCCCCCCCTCGAGTCCGGTGGTCAGCGCCGACTCGGAGGAGGGCAAGCAGGCCCAGGCCGCGGACGAGGCCCTGCGGAAGCTTCGTCGCGAGCAAGAAGCCAAGGCGGCCTCCCGCAAACGCGGCCTCAAACTGCCGGCCGAAGGCTGAGCGCGACACCTCGAATCAACCCGACCCCTTCGACATCAACCTGATTTCCCTCCGTTCTCTAGCGAGCCAACTTTCATGACATCCGTTCGATCGAAAGCACTCCTCGGCGCCGCCCTGGCGACCGCGTTGATTCTGCCTCAAGCCGCCTGGGCCCACTTCATCTGGATCAAGGTCGAGTCCGCCGGAAAAGCCGGCGAGTCGAAGATCCAGGCCTTCTTCAATGAAGATCCGGAGCCCGATTCGAAGTTCGTCAAGTACGTCACCGACCTTCGAATCACGGTCGACGGCCAGACGACGCCCTCCGAGCTGACCGAAGCCACGCGTGACGCCTACTGGGCCGGCAACCCGCCGACCCTGGTCGACGCCGAGCGCGACCTGGGCGTGAAGACCAAGGGGGACAAGACCTACCACCTCTACTACACGGCCCGCGCTCAGACCGAGCCGGTCGGCGAGAAGGTCAAGGAGCACGGCGACAAGCTCCGCGTTCGCCTGGTCAAGACCGACGGCAAGCCCCAGATCGAGGTCCTGTTCAACGGCAAGCCGGTGGACAAGGCTCGAATCAAGGTCTACCCCGCCGCCGGCGAGTCGACCGAGCTGCCCACCGACGAGAAGGGCCGCGCCGTCGTCGAGAATTTCGAGCAGGGCAAGACGGCTCTGTGGGCCAACTTCATCGATCGGACGCCGGGCGAGAAGGACGGCAAGGCGTACGCCGAGACCCGCTACTACGCGACGCTCACGTTCACGCCCGCCGA contains:
- a CDS encoding tyrosine-protein phosphatase — translated: MRRILLGAIILTTAGGAAWMAWLDRHNRLQWDHWDVVKHGVLYRSGQLTSDQLTEAVKRYGIRTVVNFQLPGEEMQRERELAKQLGVGFLNLPMPGDGFGEEAQFRKVLEAVDDPDRRPVLVHCARGTCRTGSAVALYRYERDGWTVKDVAAEMRRQTYREGWIPGYIFAMTKIKPDTVLHNPVTIDDRVQPERPAVEKAELAELPVVEEADHGH
- a CDS encoding serine/threonine protein kinase, with translation MIGRLKGMFAASPSEGQPCRTGVVLQKRFMIQSDISSQGSMSRVYKAMDTETGKTICLKVQNREQNEAAVARASRHEARPPEGAIAIQVRHPNVIRTLEYGSTSNGEHYLVMEYINGVSFDRVQEAKLGRTAERVEWLAQAAEGLAAVHEAGFIHHDVNPRNFLINRDQKVKLIDFGLSVPNTAAFRKPGNRTGCLLFMAPELLRREPIDERIDIFGFGVVAYALLTDRHPYDTPASANTLLQRFSLPANDPARLKPKLSDELCEVLRSLTAVNKRDRWPLMATLSERLRSIPPKRPPA
- a CDS encoding DUF1559 domain-containing protein, with protein sequence MKRNLRSTGGFTLIELLVVIAIIAVLISLLLPAVQSAREAARRIQCTNNLKQLGLALHNYVDSVNSLPPASQGGYGYVYMNYTGYSFLLPYIEQTNGYNVFNFSLNTGGSLPIQGWSQWGNSTAFTLQFGMFLCPSNRAVGEVGTTTSDGWSVEKAAVTDYLFNGGAGRFVVRGYGETNRMGPFGFDSATRLAEFQDGASNTFLMGEAAGGNARNKFYASGTTTRVCLPLAAAYPTVPVYYDNLMFMAYGRSRTWTRGGVTARIIGGLIARTVDSVGTAYALNDCGAASTTDLFDLPPGAAYPLPGQALPNFRSAHPGATNFLFGDGTVRTIKDSIAPSVYQALSTMNAGEVVSSDAF